Genomic DNA from Triticum dicoccoides isolate Atlit2015 ecotype Zavitan chromosome 4B, WEW_v2.0, whole genome shotgun sequence:
CATTTATGGTAGAATTAATTGTAGCTCTTCACACAAACTTGAAGGGAAACCATGAAAATTGAGGAGCATAACAGGTTGGCATATTTTTTTTTCTTCAGTTATTGGAGCGATCCGGAGAAGGTTGAGAATATAGACCATATAAGAGCAATGGAGCAATCTCTCAAAGAATCTCTTAATCGCATCGGCATTCATAAGGTAGAGATACCCCTAAACCTTCTTATTAACTCCAGCCGATCTGAATGCGTGCTGCACACTGTGTTCAGCATAACCGACTAGCTGTTCAATATCCGAAGTATAAATTCTGTTAAATTTTGTATTGTCACTCAGAATTCGATCTCATGTTATACCCTGTTGGATATGCATAGGAGAACTTTGCAAAGCAGCATCTGATGGGCCTACAGTGCCCTGCTGCTCAGGTAACAGTTTTCAGCTTCACAAGTTCAGAACTTTTGGTTTCAGGTTCAGATATCTGATCGGGATGTTGGCCCTTGCTATTTAATTTCAGTTCCAGAACGAGATGCAGCTACCTCTGGGGTTAACCGGTGATCCGAACCCTTCGTCGTGGTTCCACAACGGGGGCAGCAGCGATGGACAGCCGCCCATGATGTTACCTGAAGACCCCAGCTTGCTCCAGCAGAGGTGAGTATCCGAACTGAGCTCAGGGGTGGTTGGTCAGGAATTTTGTTACGTAGCAGTTATGTGAAGAAGAAACATAATCGTCCACGACTTACGCACTCCACCACGCAGGGACATCGGGTGCTCGACGAGCACGTCACTGCAGAGCTACCCGGGCTACTTCAGCATGAGCAAGCAGTCGACGGACACCGCCGCGGGCGAGCAGCAGCACCAGCAGGCGGCGGCGGTACGtcagcaccagcaccagcaccagcagcCGGAGTTCAGCCAGGGCGACTGCCTGACGTCACTGCATCTCGGCGCGCAGTTCCCGTACCAGTCCGCCTTCGACCACGCCAGCCTCCTCAACGACAGGCTCTTCAGGCCGGACATGGAGCTGCACGTCGACAACGCGGCGGCCTCAGCCATGGACTTCGTCGGCGGCCACTACGAAATGCCGAGGCCTGGCGACGAGGCCAGCTTCCAGAACTGGGCATCGGCGGCATGCGGCGCCACCATGTACGATCACCAGCAGCAGCCGCCATCTGCCCAAGTGAGTAATATGCTCATGGATAGCAAAAATCTTGATTATTTTGTCCATTAAGTATCTTGATGATCTCAGAAAATATTCCATGAATAAATGACGAACGAGCATTTCTTCCAAATATCTGCGAAACGATTGTTTTTCCTTTCTGAGAAAAATATTTTCTTCAGCTTTTGATCTGGTCTTCTTTTCAGCTGATTATTCAGAACATTACTGAATCCCTGACCGTCAGCTCCCTGCAGCAGCAACTCTGACAGCAGCTTCGTTCGACCACGCCACTGTCCTACATCAGCAGCTCATGATTTGATGATTCTTTAGCCGACGAACCGAAGCCTAAAGGCCTTACCATCGCTGCTAAAAAGAATCCTTCTCAGTCAGTTTGTTATTCCATAGGAATGAAACAAGGTGTATAGGGGAAAATTGAATTTGTCAGTGTAAAGCATATACTGACCATAGCCGATTCAACTTGTAAAATATAAATGGATTCTTAACTCTAATGTAAACTATGCTGCAGTTTTGCCATGAAAAAGGTTGGGCAGCTTACATCCTCCAAGCACGAGCAATATTGTATTACCTCCGTCCAGTTCTCAAAATGTTGACGTCCTGACCATTGACAGGGTCTCCAAAACCCAGCATTTGTTTGTACTACAATATACTACATGCATAATTCTAAAGCAATATATGTTCCAAAATACATGACTTTCTGTAAAGCATGTAGTTAAACTTCTCTACCTTCGAATTATTTTTTGGCGCACGCTAGGCCCCGGTCAACCGGCTAAAATTTCGGCCGGTCGTCTGCCAGATGTGCATAACGGTCATGCGGGTCATGTGATTCCTGGGTGTTGTCCTCGTCTCGAACTACTCCGCGGTAAAAAGGGGaggacccccccccccaccccacccccaaccTCGTCGAANNNNNNNNNNNNNNNNNNNNNNNNNNNNNNNNNNNNNNNNNNNNNNNNNNNNNNNNNNNNNNNNNNNNNNNNNNNNNNNNNNNNNNNNNNNNNNNNNNNNNNNNNNNNNNNNNNNNNNNNNNNNNNNNNNNNNNNNNNNNNNNNNNNNNNNNNNNNNNNNNNNNATTTCCGTGCTCGCGTGCACTCACCGCACTTTTAGGCCCCGACGTGTGCCACCGTTTAAGCATAGAATCTGGTTTGTAGCACTTTGTTGCACTTGCCGTGCTACGACCACACTACGGGCGAGTTTGTTGCCCCATGTCGCCTCGGTCACAGCACGCGCGACTGAACTCATGGCGCACGTTCGCTGTGGTTTTCGAGCGTACACCATGGCTTGTCCCTGTCGTGCTCCAGTAAACACTAGACGCAGCAAAAATTCTTCACCGACCATAGCACTAAAGGATTTGGCCGTTGCAGCTCTGGCGGGTCGCGCCAGACGCAGCAAAAAGAAAAATGCTTGCAACTCTGAACAATGATAGTTCCAGCAAAAAAACTGGCCGATTAGAGGTCGTCGATTCTGGTTCCAGCATTTTGCCGCATGGTTCCAGCATTCGTGTCGCCTTGTTCCAGCGTGCGGTCGTCACGATTGCAAAATCACCCCCCGCCCGCTCCTAGCCCACGGTCACCACGGTTGTAGGAAAAAATGCCAACGGTTCCAGCTCGTGGTCACCACGGTCGCAGCAGAAAACACCGATGGTTTCAGCTTGCGGTAATCACGGTCGCAGCAAAAACACTGCTAATTCCAGCACATGGTCACCATGGTAGCAGCAAAATATGCTGCTGGTTCCAGCACATGGTCACCACATCCAGTACCCGCAGTTGTCAGTTGCATCATCATTTGTCGCTGTCCCAGCAGCAAGCAGGAGGCGGTCATAGAAACCCCGTCCCCCCGTCAATGGTGGCGTAGCTCCGGATACCCACGGTGGCAGCTTTGCCGGTCCGCGGTTGCAACTCTCGCCAACCACGGTTGCAGCCTCGTAGCCGCCATCGCACGCTGGCCCAGCTATCACTAGGGGGGCGTCGATGACTGTGGGGCAGAGAGAGTGGAGAGGCATGGCCACGTGGACGTCAACTTGGACAGTGAGGGCGTGGTGTGGCAACCGTTCCCAGGGAGAAGGAAGACGGGTAGTTGAGAGATGCAGCGGGAGGAGATAAGGATGCAGCAAGCGGTGCTTGGGCCACTAGCACATATTTTTCCACGCGAAGTGACGAGGCAATTGGCCAATTTTTTGGCTCGTTGGCCGATAGTAATCATTAGCCTTACTAGCAAAATGGCCCGTGCAATTGCAACTGGTACAGATAAATAAATATGTGGTTAGAAACCTAAAGATAATCTACAACTTAAACAATTTTGTACGTAGCAAAATACATACTTTTATTTGAGCGAAACAATATTTAAAGTACTCAAAAATATTAAGTGTCATTCTTGAAAGAAAAATGTCTATTCCTGTgcaaatttcttgatgaaaaacttgtAACACAACACCCTTGCTTTGCTACCGGCCACCGCCTCAGCCAACCCACACATCTTACTCCTGCTAGCAACATGGCGAAGGTTATCTAAATGGCTTAAAATGATTATTCAAACCTGAAACAGCAAGATAAACATACCTATATAGACCTTGGAGAGACTACGTATCGTTGCCAATGTTTGATGAAGTTACTATATATGTAGTAATTTAATCTGAAGATTCATGAAACATCAGGAGTACTACAAAGCTTAACGTCCCCGCACCTTCAAAATCTAATATACAATAAGCAATGTCTTTTTTGACCTCCTCCTTCTGTACAGAAGATCGTTCCCCAGAATGTTACTGTCCCACCATAGTCAATAGGCTAGACTATTTCGCTCTGAAGGACCAAGGTGATTCGATTCGCGATCGTCATGCCAATCACCCATGAGTAATGTTGTTGTGGTGTGTTCGGTATCAGGTTATCTGTTGCAATGTCCATCGAAACAGTGGCAGGACCAGTATCTTGGTTTGTCTCAGAATCACCCTACTGAGATAGATGGGCTGACACTGGCCCACACACCGATTCTCTCCACTATATACCACTTCGAGGGTAATGTCAAATTTATCAACAATTTCGGAAGCACCAAAACTACCAGAATGTGAACTCCATGGTA
This window encodes:
- the LOC119293540 gene encoding agamous-like MADS-box protein AGL30 isoform X4, with amino-acid sequence MGRVKLKIKKLENTSGRQVTYSKRRSGILKKAKELSILCDIDLILLMFSPSGRPTICVGDKSPIDEVIAKYAQQTPQERAKRKLESLEALKKTFKKLDHDVNIQDFLGSGGQTVEELSSHLGALQCQMADVQKRLSYWSDPEKVENIDHIRAMEQSLKESLNRIGIHKENFAKQHLMGLQCPAAQFQNEMQLPLGLTGDPNPSSWFHNGGSSDGQPPMMLPEDPSLLQQRDIGCSTSTSLQSYPGYFSMSKQSTDTAAGEQQHQQAAAVRQHQHQHQQPEFSQGDCLTSLHLGAQFPYQSAFDHASLLNDRLFRPDMELHVDNAAASAMDFVGGHYEMPRPGDEASFQNWASAACGATMYDHQQQPPSAQQL
- the LOC119293540 gene encoding agamous-like MADS-box protein AGL30 isoform X1; the encoded protein is MGRVKLKIKKLENTSGRQVTYSKRRSGILKKAKELSILCDIDLILLMFSPSGRPTICVGDKSPIDEVIAKYAQQTPQERAKRKLESLEALKKTFKKLDHDVNIQDFLGSGGQTVEELSSHLGALQCQMADVQKRLSYWSDPEKVENIDHIRAMEQSLKESLNRIGIHKENFAKQHLMGLQCPAAQFQNEMQLPLGLTGDPNPSSWFHNGGSSDGQPPMMLPEDPSLLQQRDIGCSTSTSLQSYPGYFSMSKQSTDTAAGEQQHQQAAAVRQHQHQHQQPEFSQGDCLTSLHLGAQFPYQSAFDHASLLNDRLFRPDMELHVDNAAASAMDFVGGHYEMPRPGDEASFQNWASAACGATMYDHQQQPPSAQLPAAATLTAASFDHATVLHQQLMI
- the LOC119293540 gene encoding agamous-like MADS-box protein AGL30 isoform X2, encoding MGRVKLKIKKLENTSGRQVTYSKRRSGILKKAKELSILCDIDLILLMFSPSGRPTICVGDKSPIDEVIAKYAQQTPQERAKRKLESLEALKKTFKKLDHDVNIQDFLGSGGQTVEELSSHLGALQCQMADVQKRLSYWSDPEKVENIDHIRAMEQSLKESLNRIGIHKENFAKQHLMGLQCPAAQFQNEMQLPLGLTGDPNPSSWFHNGGSSDGQPPMMLPEDPSLLQQRDIGCSTSTSLQSYPGYFSMSKQSTDTAAGEQQHQQAAAVRQHQHQHQQPEFSQGDCLTSLHLGAQFPYQSAFDHASLLNDRLFRPDMELHVDNAAASAMDFVGGHYEMPRPGDEASFQNWASAACGATMYDHQQQPPSAQLIIQNITESLTVSSLQQQL
- the LOC119293540 gene encoding agamous-like MADS-box protein AGL30 isoform X3 produces the protein MGRVKLKIKKLENTSGRQVTYSKRRSGILKKAKELSILCDIDLILLMFSPSGRPTICVGDKSPIDEVIAKYAQQTPQERAKRKLESLEALKKTFKKLDHDVNIQDFLGSGGQTVEELSSHLGALQCQMADVQKRLSYWSDPEKVENIDHIRAMEQSLKESLNRIGIHKENFAKQHLMGLQCPAAQFQNEMQLPLGLTGDPNPSSWFHNGGSSDGQPPMMLPEDPSLLQQRDIGCSTSTSLQSYPGYFSMSKQSTDTAAGEQQHQQAAAVRQHQHQHQQPEFSQGDCLTSLHLGAQFPYQSAFDHASLLNDRLFRPDMELHVDNAAASAMDFVGGHYEMPRPGDEASFQNWASAACGATMYDHQQQPPSAQQQL